A single region of the Triticum dicoccoides isolate Atlit2015 ecotype Zavitan chromosome 2B, WEW_v2.0, whole genome shotgun sequence genome encodes:
- the LOC119363739 gene encoding small nuclear ribonucleoprotein-associated protein B'-like, which translates to MSNPKGSKMLQFVNYRMRVTIQDGRQLVGKFMAFDRHMNLVLGDCEEFRKLPPSKSSKTTGEREERRTLGLLLLRGEEVVSMTVEGPPPPDESRAKASAGGGALSGTGVGRAAGRGVATGPLLQAQPGLSGPVRGVGGPAPGMMQPQISRPPMPNLSAPPVAYPQVVRPPPMGMPPMRPGGPPPMQMQFQRPPGPPPAPYPGGPPQQFMRGPQPMGPPPGRPGMPGMPPPPGMRPMPPPQFGQPPRHGMPPPPPGPQQPGQNPQQ; encoded by the coding sequence ATGTCGAACCCCAAGGGGTCGAAGATGCTCCAGTTCGTCAACTACCGGATGCGCGTGACGATCCAGGACGGCCGCCAACTCGTGGGGAAGTTCATGGCCTTCGATCGCCACATGAACCTCGTTCTCGGCGACTGCGAGGAGTTCCGCAAGCTCCCGCCCTCAAAATCTTCCAAGACCACAGGCGAGCGCGAGGAGCGGAGGACGCTCGGCCTGCTCCTTCTTCGTGGCGAGGAGGTCGTCTCCATGACCGTCGAGGGCCCGCCCCCGCCCGACGAGTCCCGGGCCAAGGCCTCCGCTGGCGGTGGCGCGCTTTCCGGCACTGGCGTCGGTCGCGCTGCCGGCCGTGGGGTGGCCACCGGCCCGCTGCTCCAGGCGCAGCCCGGCCTCTCCGGCCCTGTTCGGGGCGTGGGTGGTCCGGCCCCCGGCATGATGCAGCCCCAGATCTCGCGTCCCCCAATGCCGAACCTCTCAGCGCCGCCGGTGGCGTACCCACAGGTCGTCCGCCCGCCACCGATGGGTATGCCGCCCATGCGACCTGGTGGCCCGCCACCGATGCAGATGCAGTTTCAGCGCCCGCCGGGTCCTCCGCCTGCGCCATATCCTGGGGGCCCGCCTCAGCAGTTCATGAGGGGACCGCAACCGATGGGGCCTCCACCAGGGAGGCCGGggatgccaggcatgccaccaccgCCAGGGATGAGGCCGATGCCACCACCGCAGTTTGGACAACCACCCAGGCATGGAATGCCGCCACCACCGCCTGGTCCACAGCAGCCTGGACAGAATCCCCAGCAGTAG